ATAGCATGCGAAAATATTAATTGTAAAGGCCATTATTTGGTGTCCATGAGGCTGAATCAGCTTAGCCACTCCATTCCGCCATTTGCATACAAAATGCTTTATTTTGGCAATCAATGAAAGTGTTCCACTGTATGTGTAGCTTATCACATGCTTGCAGGAAATGGATTCCTTAGCCATCTCGTTAAATTCTGTTGATGCAGAACAATTTGAAACATGGCACAGGCTGCAATGACATTTAAAGATGCCTCGGCTTAATTATATTTTGCAAACATTTAGGATGTTTGTCCTCAGGGATAAAGTGCCTCCACTACAAAGTTAACTTGTTAAGAATTCAAAAATAATCTTTCTTTTTCGCAGAGCACTAATCATTATCTCCTATTAGTAGTGGTTAAGGGCATTCAAGGTGCCATGCACACACAGGGGAGAGACATTCTGCTGTTTATCTGCCTAGAGACTACTTTAAATGGAGTGCTCAGATGGAGCAGAAGTGCGACGAACTgtttcgtgggctatactcgggctATACTCGGctttgtctcaggatggtaagttggtgattgaagatatccatctagtggtgtgggggctgtgctttggcaaagtgggtggggttatatcctgcctgtttggccctgtccgggggtatcatcggatggggccacagtgtctcctgacccctcctgtctcagcctccagtatttatgctgcagtagtttatgtgtcgggggctagggtcagtctgttatatctggagtatttctccagtgtcctgtgtgaatttaagtatgctctctaattctttctttctttctctctctcgggggacctgagccctaggaccatgcctcaggactacctggcatgatgactccttgctgtccccagtccacctggccgtgctgctgctccagtttcaactgttctgcctacggctatggaaccctgacctgttcaccggacgtgctacctgtcccagacctgctgttttcaactctctagagacagcaggagcggtagagatactctcaatgatcggctatgaaaagccaactgacatttactcctgaggtgctgacctgttgcaccctcgacaactactgtgattattattatttgaccatgttggtcatttatgaacatttgaacatcttggccatgttctgttataatctccacccggcacagccagaagaggactggccacccctcatagcctggttcctctctaggtttcttcctaggtttttggcctttctagggagtttttcctagccaccgtgcttctacacctgcattgcttgctgtttggggttttaggctgggtttctgtacagcgctttgagatatcagctgatgtaagaagggctatataaatacatttgatttcttTCCTAATTTTCTGTGGTAAAATGCTTgccagagagagagtggttaAAAAATAGGAGGAACCGGAACACTCACCAAAATGCCAGCTTCCATTCCGCAGGTCCTTGTAGTGCATGGTGTAAATGTTCTCTATTATCTGATATAAAGAGATAAAAACATCTATTAGGAAATGACAAAACATGCTCTGTAATGTTTGGACCtgtttgtcatatttcaacaGTGGTATCTTATCTGAGACTAACACAAACACTCAAAGTGTTTGATTACACATACAATACTGTATATCAATGTACCCAGCATACTATTCAGCCGATTTGCCCTATGTCAATACTGATAAGACAAAACTAGCATACTGTTGACTGGAAATGAAACATTATGAGTTCTTTAAGCTCCAACAGAAAGATGCTTTAGTAATCCCAATCATAAACATAGCTGAATATACAGTGAATcagaatacatacagtatgtgattcATGTAATTATCAGAGAGAATGTATGTTGTCTCTTATGCTTTGTTTTAGTTTCTATATTGATGCCAGACAGAAAGTATTTTAATGTAAATGGCATCAACATCGTCTTCTTCATGAATGCGACAGCAAAGAATGCATATAATTTACCAAGTGGCATCACAACAGAAAAtgaccagcagagctacagtatattacatGAGCCTACTGTATAACAGAAAGTCTAAGCTTTGAGACACTGCATTCCTTTGAGTCAGCCTATTTCAGCTGGTTGAGATGCTTTAAGGGCCAcatatagtataacagtatatagGTGATAAATGAGAACAGTCTGTGGTCATCCATAACAaagactctcctctcctcacgATGTCCAGCAGGCTCCTAGCCCAGCAGCTGCACAGCTTCACCACTCTGTGATTCACCATTTCACCAACATGGCAGAGGGAGTCCTggaatcagacagacagagaggatgagTGAACATATAGACAAAGACTGTATATTACCTGTGCTGCATTAGCCCTGAGGCCCTCCAGTACTGATAGAGGTACCTGCAGGCATGTTTCTACAGACAAAGGGTGGGCACACTGAGCTGTTGGCAAAACCCTGATGGAGCAGAACCAAGGGGGTTCAatgatctgtgtgtttgtgtttagtgtgtgtgtgtttagtgtgtgtgtgtgtgtgtttgtgtgtgtgtgtgtgtgcgtgcacttgCGAGAAAGGGCACACATCCAGCATAGCGCAAATAAACCTGCAATTTCACTGTGTACCTCACACAGTGCAATGCCACGGAGATGCTGAGACACCTTAAATAAAATCCTCTGCACCCCCGCTGGTGAAGATCAAAGTTGTATCAGGTGAACTTCAGCGGCGGCTCCACCCTGGTGGCGCGCCCATCTGGAGCCCAGCACAGGGCTAACACAATCAAAGGGGAAGACACAGATACAGTTCACAGCTGAGTAACTCTATATGTCAAACAAAGCTAATCAATTGTTCATTCCCTCTGTGAAAAGACAATCAGCCATGGCTTACCTTTAAAATGATAGGCCAAGCGGTTGtaattatcctctctctctctctccctctctgtgaaaCAAACATAACAGAATAAAACACAGCTTGTTTTAGTTCCCCAGGATTTCATTCAAGGAAATGCAGAAAGCATAAATTACTAAATTACAGCAGATGTTACAATTGCAGCATCCAGATGTAGcctaacaaaaaatgtttttagaatgtgatatgttgatttgttttttGTTGCTGACCTGGTTTCTTTCCCAATAATGAACGTTTATCTGAATGTGTTGATGAATAAGAAGCTAGCCTTCCCTTTGTCTTTGTCGTTAAAGTCTGGGTGGAGATGCTGTATAGTAGACTCTCATCCAGTGAGTTGGGTCCCACCACTTGTACAACTCTGCTGCAGGTCTGACTCCGGTGTAAACAACTCTTGAAAGCTAACGAGCATACGCATATGCAAGCTCTGAAACAGCACAAAAGGCCtacttcatcatcatcaccacactTGCTGTCATAGCTGGCAACGGCCACTAATGTCCATCCATAGATAACAGTTGTTCTATCTCTATGTGTCCACCAATAtttgatgtgtattgatgtgtatacaGGGTTCATCTGTGAAAGAGAACttcctgttaaaataaaggttcaataaaataaattacTTCTGTATATGTTTTGGGTGAGGATAATAATAAAGGTAGCACACATTTAAATTTGATCCCATGGTCATTTGTTACCAGTGGATTATTCAAAGCATTGTGGCAACTGTCCTTCTTGTGATGCTAATAAATAAAGTCTGACAACAGCAGCACTAGAGCCACTCAAGGACTGTCCTAGCTGTATAGCACAGCATCCTCCTTCGACTCCATTAATCCACCTCATTCACTTTTCACAACTGTCTTTGTTCTATGAATATAAAGGCCTGGGATTTGTAACAGTGTGTCCTTCATGACACTCAAAGCCAGGTTCATCCCCATCAATATCAAATAAAAAATTAAACCTTCTCCTTATATAGGAGTGCATTGATTTAATATTTCGCCACCACTGAAAAAACCCTTGCTCCTACACTCAACTTGCAATTTGGAAATAAATTGACTGATttagacagaggcagagagagggggagggaaaacaACTTGACGTAAACCTGGGCCCGCTATGCGCTACCACTGAGTAAGGTGACATTGCACAGCAAATCACTTGCATGAATATAGAGAAAGAAAACAATTTCCATTTCTGAAAGCAATTTTGTTTGGTGTGTTGATTGCAATATATGTGAATCTATTGCTCACAAGACATAGAGGAGCATGAACATTTCATAAGAGTCGGTATTACATTTTGCTGTTAATATAACAATAAGAGAACCCAGGACTTTCATCTAAGGAATATGAAAAACTCATTTTTCCAAGTACATATAGAAGGGCAAGCACGGTAGCCTCCCTCTGTTGTGCTTTGTACTGTACACTGCTGAGAGGGAGCAGAAATTGCCTGACTTTTGCTGCAGCGAGTCTATTGTATTTTAATTGAGCCTAATGAAGAATAATTAAGTAATTAAAGACTGGATAAGAGAGAGGTGCAGTAAACAGATAAAGGCAGAGTGCCTAGTATTACCAAtgtattaccagtattaccagtattacctagcattaccagtattaccagtattacctagcattaccagtattaccagtattaccagtattgcctagtattaccagtattaccagtattaccagtattaccagtattgcctagtattaccagtattaccaaTGTAGTGTGAATTGGCCATACTCTCACACATACCTCCTGCATTGCATCGTCCAAACTAGAGGCAAATTACCAAAGGCACTGTCCAAAATGTACCCACAGACCTTAGTATTTCATTCCTCATAACGGCCTTTCCATGTGTCTGTGAGCATGCATGTGGTcgaattcaaaatgtaatactTCCCAGTTGGATTTTGGAAATGGGAGTACACTGTGATATTTTCACCACTCTGACATTAGCAGGTTTTATTTTTTAAGTAATTGCACAGCGTGATGTGTACTTATGGGTTTCCATGAGAACCATCAAAGTTTTATTTTAACAACACTGCAATTATGGGAaatatggaaatacattttgAGCCAATTCACAGTTGAGTTGACTTGAATAATAGGAAAATAAAAGTGAAATGGGGGGAGGGTGACAGTGGTAAAATTAAACTCTCTTTTCTTCAAAATACCCACAATTTAATGCCTAGAATCACAATGAACGAAATCCATAATACCCAGATATTGTTAAATGCTATGGCACATCCACAGTACTTTGAAGTAAGTGTGTGGTGCCAAAAACTCTCAGCATATCGTTCGCTATCTGCCATATTAAACATCTGTAATCTCTGTTCAAATCATCTGCTGGTTGGCACAGATAATCTACACATAATCCATTCCTCCAAGAGAGGGTACACAAATGCATATTTGTTTCCCAGGATTAAAAGATTATGGTGGGTGCATGGCAAATAATGTACACTGGTGGCAGTTTTCACTTAATTTAATTTCAACACGAATATTGGTAAGACCTATAAGATCTATAAAGGTTTGACTTTATATTGTAAAATTATAATATCTTGAATAAAGGTAAGCAAAAGTTGCCTGTGAGAGCTCCTGTACATTGATTCCATGCTGGCCATGCACTTTACACTAACGGGGACTTGATCTGAGTGTTTTATGTTTATAATCTAAGCGTGAAGTTCAAGGATTACTTTGTCTTCCCAAACCACATTGCAGGAGGTATTTTGATGCGGCCCGACTGAGATCAATGACAGACTGCTGTGAGAGACAGGGTGGCAACCTTCAGAATGATATTACTGCAATTGTTTTCTTTCTTTGCATGCCTTCTCAAAATGTCACctttcagggaaaatgtaatgGCTTTAATAAATCTATGTACAGACCTCATGTGGCCTAACTATACATTCACACTCATAAAACAAAGTGAGTGGGCCCTAACCAAGGTATATTGGACACTAGCTTTAGTGGACTAAACTCTGCTAGCTTCGCCTACGCAGGCTACAAAACTATCACATAAAATAAATCATCCTGGGAAATTATAATTGCACAATAAACACAATTACTGTAGGCCAACTCCGGTAATGAGATTAGACTAACATTGTCTCAGGGGGACCTTTGTCAATATTCCTGAAGGActgatactgtaggcctatgtgaaaTATCAACCATATGGAACTATATCTGTAAAGTTTAGAGTAGGGTGTGTATTTTGTTGGGTGACTTGTCATAAATATTTACAATCTGGCCTACTGCTCTTAATTCGGAATATAATAGGCCGCTCGACCGTCATCCCTGTACCGCCTAGCCTATGCCATGGTAAATGGAATTTACAGACCTAACAGAAACCGCCATCTTTATACCCAGGGTAACTGACCCCGCTCTTGATTACAATTGCCAATAGCTGAGACGGTCAGTGCTATCTGGGATCCGTgtgacgtccctaccctaaaccctaacccggcAGGCCTGGGCAATTGGAATcgggtgtgttagctggggttggggcaaaagtgtgacaccaatcaggcccccgagaactggagttgcccaggcctggCCGGTCTAACCATTTCAAATgtaaacttcaatggggtagggacgtcccaaggattccggatGTCATGGACCCACCTGGTCAAAACTGCAAAAGTTTCGACATACAGGTTGTTTTATCGTACTGAAGTGATTCAAAAAGTATTACACTAAAGGACAAGGGGGAAATTGCATTGCCTGATTGAGTCTAAAaacagccattataatgagcctgtcctcctattgctcctcccacattgatcagCCTACATTATAATTAGATTACAGGTCAAGAAAATGAAGGATGCTTTTATACATTTCAAATTGCCTCCTGTGGGTTCATGGACCAATCACGTTTcgaatagaaatcaaaacatcaTGTGATTGGTAAATGAGTTGCAGAAATCTGACCAATTGTATTTGCTCCTCACTTCGTGACGCACCTTGGTTGGAGAGCGAGGTTGCGGCAGCGTTCCTTTCCAATAGCTAAACCTGCACTGCCATCTGATGGATATCTTCAGAATTACACGGTAGGGCCTACTTTGTTGGACCGCGGATGACGACTCTCGTGGATGAGACTGCAAGCAGTACTTGCTAGATAGAATCCAGTATTTGTCAAATGAACGTCAAAAGTATATATTATCAGCATCTAACCCTTTGCCCAATcttaacctgctgcgtaaattctcctaacctgctacgaaatgTAATATCTGACGTTAATTTGACCAAAACTGGATGCCTTCTAGCCATGACTACTGTAAACTGCATCGAAATACACCAATCACAAagccaaaacaaaaacaggtcactTCCGTCGAGCTGTAAAATCAGGAAAGATGCAGGAGGTTTGGTGTTTCCAATAGTTACCACAGCAAGATAGTCAAAATGGACTATATCGTAAAAATTCGCTTTTTGGGCTAAATTTACGGTTAGGcgtaaggttagcagtgtggttaaggttaggtttaaaatcagattttaagaagaaaaattgtagaaatgggcggGGTGTAGCcgtaattatgactttgtggttgtggtaactagtgacgaccagaGGCTTAATGTTAAGCCAGAGATACTCCTTTCTCTACTTTCTCTAATATCTCTGGGACAGTTTATCTGTGACAAAATGTCGATGACTACTCTGCAGAAGGTTACTCTGATTTCCTGCTCTGTCCTCTGTGTTTCGTTATTCCTTCCCAAAATGCTTTTACCGAGAGGGAAGAAGGATGTAGGGCAGCCCGAGGGTAAGGCAGCTTATCACTGATccgttctgttgttgttgtgcagCTCGGCTTTGATGCTTGGAAGATAATTCCATATTTTGCATATCGTTCTAGCCATCTGCAAACCTGCCAGCAAAGCTAGATAATGTATAATACGTAACTGCATGTAACTATCGAATACAGCATTTCATATGTCTATGTTTTTTTACCAATAGCCTACAACTGCAAGTTATTATAGCCTACAATTTTGTTTTCATCATCAGGGTGTATGCATATATTTAGTCTAGAAGGTTATCCTCTGTGTTCTACTCCTCATTGCCCTTGCCAGTTTTATGAACTCCCACACCACTCAAATAAAGTCATTGTAATTTGTCATGTCTTGTTTTTCCTGTTCTTCATTGTGATCATCTCTCCataatatattatactgtatcttTCACCCCTATTATATCTATCAGAGGTGTGCTGGGTTCAGTAAATTTATTAATCCACCATTCATATCAAATGTCTATACTGAGCAATATTCCACTTGCATAACATTGAACGCTGCAGGCTTCTTCCTAGTGTGTTGATCAGTGCTCTCTGCTCTCATTCCTAGTTGGTCCTGGGTATTATCCTCCCATGATGCATCGCCTACAGATGCCAGAGGAGGGCCTCGGACAGTGGATGGAGGGGAGTCATGACTCTGGGCCCCATAGCCCTGAGGTCCTGGCTAAAGTCAAAGGCATGGGCACACTTCAGATCCGAGGAGCCACTAAATCCAGTCTGATCAGCCAGGCCATTCCCATCTACGGATTTGGAATCCTACTCTACATCCTCTTCATCATATTCAAGGTAAGCTGCACAATGTCCACCCTGGACTGGCTCAGTCAAATGGATAGACAAACTATTTAGAAGGGGTGTTATCATACATGCAGGCAGGGATGTAGACtttattacagtttttaacaGCATCCATGTAATACCTATACTAGCTAGGAGTCCAGTGCATCCAGTACATTACTAGGTTTGTATACCATAAATGCATTGTTGTATTCACAGATGACAACTAGGCCTAAAGGAAAAAGTACTAAACTGGTATGCCGATTTCCTACAATGTCATCTGAAGCTTGGCAGAAGAAGAGGAGTAAGTAGACCGCATCACATCATTAATAGCTAGGTCATTGTGAATGACACGATGATGTATATGATGTATTTTATCTCATAGTGCAGTTGATAAGAGTCCTGACCTCCGTAACACACGCCATTTAGGTTCTACATTCCGTGATGATTCACCCTGATGAAAGACTAATGCAGGATATAGCACACCCTGTGAGGAGAAATGTGTCATCTGACAAATGAGCTCCTCTCTAACAGTCACCTCTTTCATGACTTTGAGGGCTTATTTTCAATCAACTTCCTCATTGTTTCATTGTTTTGATCGTTCCATTTGTCAGGGCCCCTGAAGAATGTATCAGTAGCTCCAATTTAAGCAACTCCATGATAAGGTAGATTAGGATCCTGTCCAATTCATAGGGAGCTTTGTTCCCTGCCTTTGTTAGACCTGGATTAGCAATGAGAAGTAATGTTGTTTCAGCCCAGCAGTGTCTAATACCAATTAACTGCATGTATTTTGGATCAGCACTAAGAGGTTTAGCTCCATTCATCAAATGAATGCCAAGGGGCTAGGGGTGGGGGACAATGTGACAGGGACAGCATAGAAATCTATTCATGTCCTTCTGTGTCAATGCCACTCTCACCTTCCATAATTAAGAAACATTGAGTCACAATGGTTGATTCAAATGAATAATGAGTATTGAATGTGTAGTACTGAACATGCAGAGTGAATGTTGAATCTCAAGGCTTTCTGCAACATTGGAAAGCAACTCTAGATAtggtgtgtgcgcatgcatgcaTGAGTTTGCTCTTTAAATCCCTGACTGCCATGTTTCCCTCCCAGCAGATGATGAGCTGGCCCAGCTTCAGGAGAAGCTgctggagacagagagggtgatggagaggatCGTCTCCAGAAGGAGCAGCACTCCTGACAGGTAAACGTCCCATATTTCCATTTACACACCACTTCTCACAGCCCAGATCTAAGAAGAGCCAAAGAAATGACTCCATTTCAGGGATAAATCAGGGTGGACGCCACATAAAAATGAAAGTGCAAATTCTTTAATTAACTCTCCCATATTCAGGTATTCCTTTGCTCATGTGCCATTTCATTTTCTTGGTCCGGATCCAACCGTTAAAACATGACAATCTTTATTGGTTCGCACCCTTACCCACCAtgcaagtgtatattttgtacTTCATGAAGATTGTACTTCATTGTAGATTTGATGCAACTTGAAGGAAAGCATGTACATGTAAAAGCCTCCTGTTTTACACAGAGATTGGGGCCACCATCCATGGAAGGTGAATATTCGATCTCCAATAACAGATAACAATATTCACTCTGATCTTTCTTAATAAAGGGGTATATTAATCAATAACATGCAATTAGTGTCTCTCTTCATTTTCACCCAATACTGGAGTAGATTTCCAATACTTTGAGACATATCTCCTTTCAGGATAAATCTCAGCTATTAACTTCTCTCTATTACTAATTTCTGCATGCCATTTTTCACTTCTTCACAATAACTTCTTAATATTGCTCATCCTAGAGGCAGTGTTTAGCTATTCCATTAAAATGTGTTTGACATACCATTTGTAATCTGTGAAAGTGTTGCAGGAAGGCATAAAATGTTATCATGAGCAAAGTGGAAATGAATCATCTCCAGGCTATAGATAACGTTTGATCAGAATGAAAGCACTGTGGTATGAATGGGAGAAGGACCACATTGGTATTAATTGAGGCCCCTTTTCTTTcccctctctgctgctctctggtGGCATGTAGCAGGACTAGCAGCAAGGTTAGAAGAGCATCCAAGCAGGAGGAGAAGTTACTGCGGAAGCTGAGTAAGATCAGCCGGGTGATGCAGGAGGTACGACTGATGGAGGGGGCCACACCTGAGATGGAGGCTGAGATGGTGCCCTACACAGCTGACTGGGAGggtaggttaacacaacacagcaGGCAGGCTCCTCTCGGTCACTCACCACACAGAAAATAATATTCACATGAGGCTTTGAGTATTATTTACTGTACTTCTGTAGAACTATAACATACCTTTTCCACTTAAGCTAAGTTAGCAAAATGTTGGACTGTCTGAGACAGTTGATATTATGATTGTCCCCTCTGGTAGAGTGTCCCTGTCAttccatgtctgtctctctctccaggctacCCTGAGGAGACCTACCCCCAGTATGAGGAGCCCGGTGGCAGACGCAGCGGCAGTTTTGACCCCATCACCATCCTGGAGGAGCCTGCTGCTGACTCAGAGATACCCACTGCTGAGGCCCTGGCTGAGGAGGtggtggatgaggaggaggatgatgtagAAGATgatgcagaggaggaggaggaggagctgcagCTCTGGCTGCCCCCACCTCCTGAAGGAGAATTGGAAGAAAAGGGTAGTAGTCCCTGCAGAGTAAAAAAGCAAATCAGATTCAGCGACCACAAAGATGTGTTTCACTACCCTAAGCAGGATACGGTCTATGAATATAGGTATGaagaggtgaaagaggaggaggaggagg
This region of Salmo trutta chromosome 29, fSalTru1.1, whole genome shotgun sequence genomic DNA includes:
- the LOC115167084 gene encoding protein RIC-3 isoform X3, producing the protein MSMTTLQKVTLISCSVLCVSLFLPKMLLPRGKKDVGQPEVGPGYYPPMMHRLQMPEEGLGQWMEGSHDSGPHSPEVLAKVKGMGTLQIRGATKSSLISQAIPIYGFGILLYILFIIFKMTTRPKGKSTKLVCRFPTMSSEAWQKKRTDDELAQLQEKLLETERVMERIVSRRSSTPDRTSSKVRRASKQEEKLLRKLSKISRVMQEVRLMEGATPEMEAEMVPYTADWEGYPEETYPQYEEPGGRRSGSFDPITILEEPAADSEIPTAEALAEEVVDEEEDDVEDDAEEEEEELQLWLPPPPEGELEEKGSSPCRVKKQIRFSDHKDVFHYPKQDTVYEYRYEEVKEEEEEEEEKEEEDEEGEEEEEEEEQVDETEEEVGDEEDPLMEAEALSFSCDVCSNPEAEAEEEMEEAEYILLSQSEETDSFTPPDMAGKLGIGSFLRMRNRRET
- the LOC115167084 gene encoding protein RIC-3 isoform X4; amino-acid sequence: MSMTTLQKVTLISCSVLCVSLFLPKMLLPRGKKDVGQPEVGPGYYPPMMHRLQMPEEGLGQWMEGSHDSGPHSPEVLAKVKGMGTLQIRGATKSSLISQAIPIYGFGILLYILFIIFKMTTRPKGKSTKLVCRFPTMSSEAWQKKRNDELAQLQEKLLETERVMERIVSRRSSTPDRTSSKVRRASKQEEKLLRKLSKISRVMQEVRLMEGATPEMEAEMVPYTADWEGYPEETYPQYEEPGGRRSGSFDPITILEEPAADSEIPTAEALAEEVVDEEEDDVEDDAEEEEEELQLWLPPPPEGELEEKGSSPCRVKKQIRFSDHKDVFHYPKQDTVYEYRYEEVKEEEEEEEEKEEEDEEGEEEEEEEEQVDETEEEVGDEEDPLMEAEALSFSCDVCSNPEAEAEEEMEEAEYILLSQSEETDSFTPPDMAGKLGIGSFLRMRNRRET
- the LOC115167084 gene encoding protein RIC-3 isoform X1 is translated as MSMTTLQKVTLISCSVLCVSLFLPKMLLPRGKKDVGQPEVGPGYYPPMMHRLQMPEEGLGQWMEGSHDSGPHSPEVLAKVKGMGTLQIRGATKSSLISQAIPIYGFGILLYILFIIFKMTTRPKGKSTKLVCRFPTMSSEAWQKKRTDDELAQLQEKLLETERVMERIVSRRSSTPDSRTSSKVRRASKQEEKLLRKLSKISRVMQEVRLMEGATPEMEAEMVPYTADWEGYPEETYPQYEEPGGRRSGSFDPITILEEPAADSEIPTAEALAEEVVDEEEDDVEDDAEEEEEELQLWLPPPPEGELEEKGSSPCRVKKQIRFSDHKDVFHYPKQDTVYEYRYEEVKEEEEEEEEKEEEDEEGEEEEEEEEQVDETEEEVGDEEDPLMEAEALSFSCDVCSNPEAEAEEEMEEAEYILLSQSEETDSFTPPDMAGKLGIGSFLRMRNRRET
- the LOC115167084 gene encoding protein RIC-3 isoform X2, with product MSMTTLQKVTLISCSVLCVSLFLPKMLLPRGKKDVGQPEVGPGYYPPMMHRLQMPEEGLGQWMEGSHDSGPHSPEVLAKVKGMGTLQIRGATKSSLISQAIPIYGFGILLYILFIIFKMTTRPKGKSTKLVCRFPTMSSEAWQKKRNDELAQLQEKLLETERVMERIVSRRSSTPDSRTSSKVRRASKQEEKLLRKLSKISRVMQEVRLMEGATPEMEAEMVPYTADWEGYPEETYPQYEEPGGRRSGSFDPITILEEPAADSEIPTAEALAEEVVDEEEDDVEDDAEEEEEELQLWLPPPPEGELEEKGSSPCRVKKQIRFSDHKDVFHYPKQDTVYEYRYEEVKEEEEEEEEKEEEDEEGEEEEEEEEQVDETEEEVGDEEDPLMEAEALSFSCDVCSNPEAEAEEEMEEAEYILLSQSEETDSFTPPDMAGKLGIGSFLRMRNRRET